A stretch of the Tardiphaga sp. 709 genome encodes the following:
- a CDS encoding xanthine dehydrogenase family protein molybdopterin-binding subunit, with product MKLADNMLVAASPANKPSGLSRRNLLAGAFAGGFMFAFQLPVRAANEPTQPPDTTEGKFAPNAFIRIDTTGKTTLVMPQVEMGQGIYTAIAMILAEELDADYAQITLQHAPPSDKLYGNPIFIIQATGGSTSVRAFWKPLRNAGATARAMLVQAAAEQWQVEPASCTASNGQVMHTASGRKLSYGELCDAAGKLTPPKDVALKDPKDFSVIGKPLKRFDTPDKVNGKTIYGIDAMVPGMTFATLAQCPVFGGKLAKVDDRAAKRIPGVRQIVVLDDLVAVVGDHMWAAKSGLEALDITWDEGPNAKISSKDIWAHLRTASETDGVIAKSVGDIAKGLATGERIDASYEMPFLAHATMEPLNCTVHFKGDSCEVWTGTQIMSRVQSEAAKAAGLPVDKVTVNQHMIGGGFGRRLEPDMVVTAVRIAKQVNGPVKVVWTREEDIQHDIYRPVYRDNISATLSNGKVVGFKYKIAGSAVIARWLPPAFQKGIDIDAIDSAADQPYDFPHFQCEYVRVEPPAVPTGFWRGVGPNNNVFAIESFMDELARKAGKDPVVFRRELLGKAPRMLAALNLAAEKANWGQPLPPRVGRGVSIQPTFDTSIATVVEAEIDSQGEIRLRQVNVAVDTGIAVNPDTIVAQIEGGIVFGLTAALYGDITIEKGRVQQSNFHDYRMLRIDQMPKINVHLIKSGEAPGGIGECGVIGGPPALRNAIYAATGVALRRMPIDRDAIAERKKS from the coding sequence ATGAAACTTGCAGACAACATGCTTGTTGCGGCCAGTCCTGCAAACAAGCCTTCTGGCCTGTCACGGCGCAATTTGCTCGCTGGCGCCTTTGCCGGCGGCTTTATGTTCGCCTTCCAGCTTCCGGTCCGCGCGGCCAATGAGCCGACGCAACCTCCCGATACGACGGAGGGCAAATTCGCCCCCAACGCGTTCATCCGCATCGACACTACCGGCAAGACGACACTGGTGATGCCGCAAGTCGAGATGGGGCAAGGCATCTATACCGCCATCGCTATGATCCTCGCCGAAGAGCTCGACGCCGACTATGCGCAGATCACGCTGCAACATGCGCCGCCCAGCGACAAGCTCTACGGCAATCCAATTTTCATCATCCAGGCGACCGGCGGATCGACTTCGGTGCGCGCATTCTGGAAACCGCTGCGCAATGCCGGTGCAACCGCGCGTGCGATGCTGGTGCAAGCCGCAGCCGAACAGTGGCAGGTCGAACCTGCGAGCTGCACGGCGTCGAATGGGCAAGTGATGCATACGGCCAGCGGGCGCAAACTGTCCTATGGCGAGTTGTGCGACGCCGCCGGCAAACTCACACCGCCGAAGGACGTCGCGCTCAAGGACCCGAAAGACTTCTCGGTGATCGGCAAGCCGCTGAAGCGCTTCGACACACCGGACAAGGTCAACGGCAAGACGATCTACGGTATCGACGCGATGGTGCCGGGCATGACATTCGCGACGCTGGCACAGTGCCCGGTGTTCGGCGGCAAACTCGCCAAGGTCGATGACCGCGCGGCGAAGAGGATTCCGGGCGTGCGGCAGATCGTGGTGCTCGACGACCTCGTGGCCGTGGTCGGCGACCACATGTGGGCCGCCAAGTCTGGGCTCGAAGCACTCGACATCACCTGGGACGAAGGGCCCAACGCGAAGATCAGTTCGAAGGACATCTGGGCGCATTTGCGCACGGCCAGCGAGACGGACGGCGTGATCGCCAAATCCGTCGGCGACATCGCTAAGGGTCTCGCGACCGGCGAACGGATCGACGCGTCCTACGAGATGCCGTTCCTTGCGCACGCGACCATGGAGCCCTTGAATTGCACGGTGCACTTCAAGGGAGATTCCTGCGAGGTCTGGACGGGCACGCAGATCATGTCGCGGGTGCAATCCGAAGCCGCCAAGGCCGCGGGCCTGCCGGTCGACAAGGTGACGGTCAACCAGCACATGATCGGTGGTGGCTTCGGCCGCAGGCTTGAGCCTGACATGGTGGTGACGGCGGTGCGCATCGCCAAACAGGTCAATGGACCGGTCAAAGTGGTGTGGACCCGCGAAGAGGACATCCAGCACGACATTTATCGCCCCGTCTATCGCGACAACATCTCGGCGACCCTGTCGAACGGCAAAGTGGTCGGCTTCAAGTACAAGATCGCCGGCTCGGCCGTGATCGCGCGTTGGCTGCCGCCTGCGTTCCAGAAGGGCATCGACATCGACGCCATCGATAGTGCTGCGGACCAGCCGTACGACTTCCCGCATTTCCAGTGCGAATATGTCCGTGTCGAACCGCCGGCGGTGCCGACCGGCTTCTGGCGCGGCGTCGGCCCGAACAACAATGTGTTCGCGATCGAGAGCTTCATGGATGAGCTCGCTCGCAAGGCCGGCAAGGATCCCGTCGTGTTCCGGCGTGAATTGCTCGGCAAGGCGCCGCGGATGCTGGCGGCCCTCAATCTCGCGGCAGAGAAGGCCAACTGGGGTCAGCCGCTGCCACCGCGTGTCGGACGCGGCGTGAGCATCCAGCCCACCTTCGATACCTCGATCGCGACTGTGGTCGAAGCGGAGATCGATTCGCAGGGTGAAATTCGTCTGCGTCAGGTCAACGTGGCGGTCGATACCGGCATCGCTGTCAATCCTGACACCATCGTGGCGCAGATCGAAGGCGGCATCGTGTTCGGCCTCACAGCCGCACTTTATGGCGATATCACCATCGAGAAGGGACGCGTGCAGCAGTCCAATTTCCACGACTACCGCATGCTTCGGATCGACCAGATGCCGAAAATCAATGTCCACCTCATCAAGAGTGGCGAAGCGCCCGGCGGCATAGGCGAGTGCGGCGTGATCGGCGGACCGCCGGCACTGCGTAATGCGATTTATGCCGCGACTGGCGTTGCGTTGCGGAGGATGCCGATCGACCGCGATGCGATCGCCGAGAGGAAGAAGTCATGA
- a CDS encoding cytochrome c produces the protein MTPAARRILGSVIVIGVVAAAGAALYVRGPGPMAFSGGPKVALADYKGANPTGAPANMTNASPIERGEYLARAADCMVCHTAPGGKEYAGGFAFKLPFGTLYSTNITPDKETGIGNYTDQQFLDAVRSGKRHDGARLYPAMPYTSYTYMTDADTLAVKAYLFSLAPVRAAPPENTLAFPFNQRWAMTFWSALFNPDTRFEPDTSQSPEWNRGAYLVEALAHCGECHTPRNLGFALDNRKKFAGALTAGWRAFNITSDKTTGLGGWSDDDVVSYLSIGHAKGHGTASGPMGEAVDHSFSKMAPTDIKAMVAFLRTVPALPSPDLPAKLAPPAPPSHRDGMTANALGKTVFQGACVSCHGWTGESALSPMATLTGAWAVNDPGATNVAQIVISGTKRHTPQGALSMPAFGKSHSDTEIAAVANYVTARFGSKGSQITASDVADLRKQTEQ, from the coding sequence ATGACGCCCGCCGCACGTCGCATTCTCGGCAGCGTCATTGTGATCGGTGTCGTGGCTGCAGCCGGCGCCGCGCTCTATGTGCGCGGTCCCGGACCGATGGCCTTCTCTGGTGGGCCGAAAGTGGCGCTGGCGGACTACAAGGGCGCTAATCCGACCGGCGCTCCCGCCAACATGACCAACGCCAGCCCGATCGAGCGCGGCGAATATCTCGCACGTGCGGCGGATTGCATGGTCTGCCACACTGCGCCCGGCGGAAAGGAATATGCCGGGGGCTTCGCATTCAAACTGCCGTTCGGCACGCTGTATTCGACCAATATCACGCCGGACAAAGAGACAGGCATCGGCAACTACACCGATCAGCAGTTTCTCGACGCCGTTCGAAGCGGCAAGCGCCACGACGGCGCCCGCCTCTATCCGGCAATGCCCTATACGTCCTACACCTACATGACCGATGCGGACACGCTCGCGGTCAAGGCCTATCTGTTCAGCCTCGCACCGGTGCGCGCAGCGCCGCCTGAGAATACGCTTGCCTTTCCGTTCAATCAGCGCTGGGCAATGACGTTCTGGTCGGCATTGTTCAATCCCGATACGCGCTTCGAACCCGATACGTCGCAAAGCCCGGAATGGAACAGGGGCGCCTATCTCGTCGAGGCGCTGGCGCATTGCGGCGAATGCCACACGCCGCGCAATCTCGGCTTCGCGCTCGACAACCGCAAGAAATTCGCTGGCGCCCTAACCGCCGGATGGCGGGCCTTCAATATCACCTCGGACAAGACGACAGGCCTTGGCGGCTGGAGCGACGACGATGTCGTTTCCTATCTGTCGATCGGACATGCCAAAGGTCATGGCACCGCTTCAGGGCCGATGGGCGAAGCGGTGGACCACAGCTTCAGCAAGATGGCGCCGACGGATATCAAGGCGATGGTCGCATTCCTGCGCACAGTGCCGGCGCTGCCCTCGCCTGATCTGCCCGCGAAACTCGCGCCACCCGCACCGCCCTCGCACAGAGACGGCATGACAGCGAATGCGCTTGGCAAGACGGTCTTCCAGGGCGCCTGCGTGAGCTGCCATGGCTGGACAGGCGAGAGCGCACTCTCGCCCATGGCCACGCTGACTGGCGCGTGGGCCGTTAACGATCCCGGCGCGACGAACGTGGCGCAGATCGTGATCTCCGGCACCAAGCGGCATACGCCGCAAGGCGCACTCTCGATGCCAGCTTTTGGCAAGAGCCATTCAGATACGGAGATCGCGGCTGTCGCGAATTACGTGACCGCGCGCTTCGGCAGCAAGGGATCGCAGATCACGGCAAGCGACGTCGCGGATTTGCGCAAGCAGACGGAGCAGTAG
- a CDS encoding (2Fe-2S)-binding protein: MPLLWVLRDILGMTGTKFGCGVALCGACTVHVDGRAVRSCLLPVSAVSGRAITTIEGVGATPVGAKVQKAWLDLEVIQCGYCQSGQIMSAAALLASTPTPDDSDIDAAMAGNICRCGTYVRVREAIKHAASERQT, translated from the coding sequence ATGCCTCTGCTCTGGGTGCTGCGCGATATTCTCGGCATGACCGGCACAAAATTCGGCTGCGGCGTTGCGCTATGCGGAGCATGCACCGTGCATGTCGACGGCAGGGCCGTGCGCTCCTGTCTGCTGCCGGTCAGTGCGGTGAGCGGACGCGCCATCACCACAATCGAAGGTGTCGGCGCCACACCGGTCGGCGCCAAGGTGCAGAAAGCCTGGCTCGATCTCGAAGTCATTCAATGCGGCTACTGCCAATCCGGACAGATCATGTCAGCGGCGGCGCTCCTCGCTTCTACGCCGACCCCCGACGATTCTGACATCGATGCCGCCATGGCCGGAAATATCTGTCGCTGCGGCACCTATGTCCGGGTGCGTGAAGCCATCAAGCATGCTGCCTCCGAACGGCAAACCTAG
- a CDS encoding 5-formyltetrahydrofolate cyclo-ligase, with product MSDTPPTPTKIELRIAALARRTALSEAERSAAAQAIAARGLPFPVRAGDIVAGYSPIRSEIDPIPLMQHLAAQGARLALPVIIARDEPLMFRLWSPNDALVRGSLGIPEPAPEAPPLIPDILLVPLAAFDRAGHRIGYGAGHYDRTFSQLHAIKPFISIGVAFDTQEIGAIPMQPHDVALDYVLTETRTIDFRSI from the coding sequence ATGTCCGACACGCCGCCCACTCCGACAAAGATTGAGCTCCGCATCGCCGCGCTGGCACGCCGCACGGCGCTGAGCGAGGCCGAACGGTCGGCAGCCGCACAAGCCATCGCAGCGCGTGGGCTGCCTTTCCCGGTCAGGGCCGGCGACATCGTCGCCGGCTATTCTCCCATCCGCAGCGAAATCGATCCGATCCCGTTGATGCAGCATCTCGCCGCCCAGGGTGCGCGACTGGCGCTGCCGGTGATCATCGCCCGTGATGAGCCCCTGATGTTCCGGCTCTGGAGCCCGAACGACGCGCTGGTACGCGGTTCACTAGGCATTCCGGAACCAGCACCGGAAGCGCCGCCACTGATCCCCGATATCCTGCTGGTACCACTCGCGGCCTTCGACCGCGCCGGCCACCGCATTGGCTATGGCGCGGGGCATTACGACCGCACTTTCTCGCAACTGCACGCCATCAAGCCCTTTATCTCCATAGGCGTGGCCTTCGACACCCAGGAAATCGGGGCCATTCCCATGCAGCCACACGACGTGGCGCTGGATTATGTGCTAACCGAAACCCGGACGATCGATTTTCGGAGCATCTGA
- a CDS encoding TIGR00282 family metallophosphoesterase, translating into MRILFIGDVVGKTGRVVILEKLPGLIRDWKLDLVIINGENAAGGFGITETIYNDLVDAGADAVTLGNHAWNQKEALVFIERAPRLIRPLNFPRHTPGRGAALIDAKNGARALVINAMGRVFMEPLNDPFSAVGKEIDACPLVEAADAIVVDFHGEASSEKQGMGYFCDGRVSLVVGTHTHVPTADHQILSGGTAYMTDAGMTGDYDSVIGMQKEEPVRRFTTGIPSGRFEPAFGPATLSGVAVETDDKTGLALRVAPVRLGGRLSQAVPEFWLN; encoded by the coding sequence TTGCGTATTCTCTTCATCGGCGACGTGGTCGGCAAAACCGGCCGCGTGGTGATCCTCGAAAAACTGCCCGGCCTGATCCGCGACTGGAAGCTCGATCTTGTCATCATCAATGGCGAGAACGCCGCCGGCGGCTTCGGTATCACCGAGACGATCTATAATGATCTTGTCGACGCCGGCGCCGATGCGGTGACGCTCGGCAATCACGCCTGGAATCAGAAAGAGGCGCTGGTGTTCATCGAACGCGCGCCGCGTCTGATCCGTCCGTTGAACTTCCCGCGCCACACCCCGGGCCGCGGTGCTGCGCTGATCGACGCCAAGAATGGTGCGCGTGCGCTCGTGATCAACGCCATGGGGCGTGTCTTCATGGAGCCACTCAACGATCCGTTCAGCGCTGTCGGCAAGGAGATCGATGCCTGTCCGCTGGTGGAAGCCGCGGACGCCATCGTGGTGGATTTCCATGGCGAAGCCTCGAGCGAGAAGCAGGGCATGGGTTACTTCTGCGATGGCCGCGTGAGCCTCGTCGTCGGCACGCATACGCATGTGCCGACCGCCGATCATCAAATCCTGTCCGGCGGCACAGCTTACATGACCGATGCAGGCATGACCGGCGACTATGATTCCGTGATCGGTATGCAGAAGGAAGAGCCTGTCAGGCGCTTCACGACCGGCATTCCCTCCGGCCGCTTCGAGCCCGCCTTCGGCCCGGCGACCTTGTCGGGCGTTGCAGTCGAAACCGACGACAAGACAGGGCTTGCATTGCGCGTTGCGCCGGTGCGGCTCGGTGGGCGTCTGTCGCAGGCCGTGCCCGAGTTCTGGCTGAACTAG
- the ppk2 gene encoding polyphosphate kinase 2, which yields MTEHSLDDAQAIHDRIRAEMLDGFDEELELEIDDDRLDALTNEMSDHSPAETIERRLYFKELFRLQGELVKLQSWVQQNKLKVVVIFEGRDSAGKGGVIKRITQRLNPRVCRVAALPAPNERERTQWYFQRYVSHLPAGGEIVLFDRSWYNRAGVERVMGFCTEDDVEEFFRSVPEFERMLVRSGIILVKYWFSITDEAQHLRFSMRIADPLKQWKLSPMDVEARTRWEQYTKAKEAMLEHTHIPEAPWHVVQAVDKKKARLNCIAHLLEQLPYQEVEHPPVVLPARVRNPDYHRTPVPAEMYVPERY from the coding sequence ATGACCGAACATTCCCTCGACGACGCGCAAGCAATCCACGACCGCATTCGTGCAGAGATGCTGGACGGCTTCGACGAAGAACTCGAGCTCGAGATCGATGACGATCGTCTCGACGCCCTGACCAACGAAATGTCCGACCACAGCCCGGCGGAGACCATCGAGCGACGCCTCTATTTCAAGGAACTGTTCCGCCTGCAGGGCGAGTTGGTGAAGTTGCAGAGCTGGGTGCAGCAGAACAAGCTCAAGGTCGTGGTGATCTTCGAGGGTCGCGATTCCGCTGGCAAGGGTGGCGTCATCAAGCGGATCACCCAGCGGCTCAATCCGCGCGTCTGCCGCGTTGCCGCACTCCCCGCGCCGAATGAGCGCGAACGCACCCAATGGTACTTCCAGCGTTACGTCTCGCACCTTCCCGCCGGCGGCGAGATCGTGCTGTTCGATCGTAGCTGGTACAACCGCGCCGGCGTCGAGCGCGTGATGGGTTTCTGCACCGAAGATGACGTGGAGGAATTCTTCCGCTCGGTGCCGGAATTCGAACGCATGCTGGTGCGCTCGGGCATCATCCTGGTCAAATACTGGTTCTCGATCACCGATGAAGCGCAGCACCTGCGCTTCTCGATGCGTATCGCCGATCCGCTCAAGCAGTGGAAGCTCAGCCCGATGGATGTCGAGGCGCGCACCCGCTGGGAGCAATACACCAAGGCAAAGGAAGCGATGCTCGAGCATACGCATATTCCGGAAGCCCCGTGGCATGTGGTGCAGGCCGTCGACAAGAAGAAGGCCCGCCTGAACTGCATCGCGCATCTGCTCGAACAGCTTCCCTATCAGGAGGTCGAGCATCCGCCTGTGGTTCTGCCTGCACGCGTGCGCAATCCCGACTATCACCGCACGCCGGTGCCAGCCGAAATGTATGTGCCGGAGCGGTACTAG